A stretch of Fusarium poae strain DAOMC 252244 chromosome 2, whole genome shotgun sequence DNA encodes these proteins:
- a CDS encoding hypothetical protein (TransMembrane:11 (o68-90i102-121o127-145i157-175o218-237i249-269o307-326i347-367o436-460i493-511o517-538i)), whose amino-acid sequence MSNDIQTTDLEPGDSSGTTLAREKTNLSYSYDNRKGWRRWRVFHPGRGMYHDVKRRLPYYWSDITDAFTYRVVASTIRMYFVNLLPAIAYTLDMYRRTGQFFGINEALFSSALAAVVFSLLSTQPLTIVGVTGLISLFNFTIYDIISIYDASIYPQFMAWTGIWAAIFHWLVAIFNTCDYMRYVTDFSSEAFGMYVGIIYIIKGVEELVNEFDQEGSAAGYLACIIAILYFGTVYGLEKLGSSTVWKPDVRTILADYAYVFGTLFWVGFSHFPGRLEATHIERVPVTKAFYPTQSRNWLIDFWNLEAKWVFIALPFGFLTMLLFYYDHNVSSITAQARQYPLKKPGGFHWDFFLLGCTTFVSGILGLPMPNGLVPQAPVHTDSLTVYETEVKIIPTSEGEDSEIRRPVVRAAAVVEQRVSHFLMGLGLIGTMTGPLLVVLHTMPAAVFAGVFFVVGWGSIESNGILRKFIYLQSEERFVQCDEPLLRVRRRKIILFISIQLIGVFACVAISHTFAAIGFPVLIILLIPLRIIIVPRWFSLQELEVLDDFTATNKAVLASLGGQPVLPEHSKEEDWGVKRRHSEDQHGVARQRAGSIHL is encoded by the exons AAGGATGGCGACGATGGAGAGTCTTTCACCCTGGTAGAGGAATGTATCACGACGTAAAGAGACGACTACCGTATTACTGGAGCGACATCACAGATGCTTTCACTTACCGTGTGGTTGCCAGTACTATTCGCATGTACTTTGTCAA TCTTCTTCCAGCTATAGCGTACACACTTGACATGTATCGGCGAACGGGACAGTTTTTCGGCATAAACGAAGCTCTCTTTTCCTCAGCACTAGCAGCGGTTGTCTTCAGTCTTCTCAGTACACAACCTCTTACTATTGTTGGCGTAACAGGTCTCATCTCTTTGTTCAACTTTACCATATACGATATTATCAGCATTTATGATGCCTCGATCTATCCCCAGTTCATGGCATGGACTGGTATATGGGCGGCCATTTTTCACTGGCTTGTGGCCATCTTCAACACATGCGATTACATGCGATATGTCACTGACTTCTCGAGTGAGGCATTCGGGATGTATGTCGGAATCATCTACATCA TCAAGGGTGTAGAAGAGTTGGTAAACGAGTTTGACCAAGAAGGGTCTGCGGCAGGCTACCTCGCCTGCATCATAGCAATTCTTTACTTTGGTACAGTGTATGGTCTCGAGAAGCTAGGCTCCAGTACTGTTTGGAAACCAGATGTCCGAACCATTCTTGCTGATTATGCTTATGTG TTTGGAACCCTCTTTTGGGTCGGCTTCTCTCACTTCCCCGGTAGACTCGAGGCGACACACATAGAACGCGTTCCTGTCACTAAAGCTTTTTACCCGACACAGTCTAGAAACTGGCTTATCGACTTTTGGAACTTGGAAGCGAAATGGGTGTTTATAGCGCTGCCATTCGGGTTCTTGACTATGCTTTTGTTCTATTATGATCAC AACGTCAGTAGTATaaccgcacaagcccgtcaGTATCCGCTCAAGAAGCCCGGTGGCTTTCACTGGgacttcttccttctcggtTGTACAACATTTGTTTCGGGGATTCTTGGACTTCCAATGCCAAATGGCTTGGTACCACAA GCACCTGTTCACACAGACTCCCTCACTGTCTACGAAACAGAAGTCAAGATCATTCCGACATCCGAAGGCGAAGATAGTGAGATTCGCCGCCCTGTTGTACGAGCTGCGGCTGTAGTCGAGCAACGTGTTTCGCATTTCCTTATGGGTCTTGGATTGATTGGTACAATGACTGGACCCTTGCTTGTGGTACTTCACACTATGCCAGCTGCCGTCTTTGCAGGTGTGTTCTTTGTAGTTGGT TGGGGTTCGATTGAGTCGAATGGTATCCTTCGAAAGTTCATATATCTTCAGTCCGAAGAACGTTTTGTCCAGTGCGACGAGCCACTTCTTCGCGTTAGGAGACGCAAGATCATTCTTTTCATCAGTATCCAGCTCATTGGGGTCTTTGCTTGTGTTGCTATCTCGCATACTTTCGCAGCCATTGGCTTTCCTGTCTTGATCATCTTACTAATTCCTCTACGCATCATCATCGTACCTCGCTGGTTCAGTCTCCAAGAACTGGAGGTCCTAGATGATTTTACTGCGACTAACAAGGCTGTTCTTGCCAGCTTGGGTGGTCAGCCTGTCCTCCCGGAGCACTCAAAGGAGGAGGATTGGGGAGTTAAGAGAAGACATAGTGAGGATCAGCATGGTGTTGCTCGCCAACGCGCCGGAAGTATTCACCTATGA